A section of the Centroberyx gerrardi isolate f3 chromosome 8, fCenGer3.hap1.cur.20231027, whole genome shotgun sequence genome encodes:
- the LOC139908225 gene encoding protein NLRC3-like codes for MVQTYNTNTLEVMKKVLMKINRNDLVQSLSNTSSGSKETLAAICQHELKSSLKEKFKYLFEGIAKAGNPTLLKQIYTELYITEGGSGEVNDEHEVRLIEAASRKPARPETTIKCEDIFKPLPGRDEPTRTLMTKGVAGIGKTVLTQKFTLDWAEDKANQDIQFTFPFTFRELNLLKGKKYSLVKLLHHFFTETKEAGICRFDKFQVVFIFDGLDECRLPLDFQNNEILTDVTESTSVDVLLTNLIKGKLLPSAHLWITTRPAAANQIPPECVDMVTEVRGFTDPQKEKYFRKRFRDEEQASRIISHIKTSQSLHIMCHIPVFCWITATVLDHVLKTSERGNLPKTLTEMYIHFLVVQSKLGNIKYHERAETDPHWNTESRKMILSLGKLAFEQLEKGNLIFYEADLTECGIDIRAASVYSGVFTQIFKEECGLYQDKVFCFVHLSIQEFLAAVYMFHCHTNREEKVLKTFLGEDRRDRREGRSEDSEQSLDVFLKIAMFKSLKSKNGHLDLFVRFLHGLSLESSQRLLGGLLGQTESRPESIQRAISNLKKMNTDDTSPDRSINIFHCLMEMNDQSVHQEIQQFLKSDTRSEKGLSVIHCSALAYMLQMSEEVLDVLDLEAYNTSKEGRRRLIPAVRNCRKARLVLILSGCRLSETHCEVLVSALKSNPSHLRELDLSNNILQDSYNRITFPHVFLSFRLSVCQLSERSCEALASGLSSQSSSLRELDLSNNDLQDSGLKLLSAGLGSPHCRLETLRLSGCLLTEEGCASLASALSSNPSHLRELDLSYNHPGASGVKLLSAGLEDPHRRPDSLSVDHDAVRWLKPGLRKYACELTLDPNTAHRNLFLSEDNRKVTEVREEQPHPDHPERFDFWEQLLCRNGLTGRCYWEVEREGVVHIGVTYRGISRRGAGADCWLGGNEKSWRLYCCGNTYSVWHNNRSTFIPSLSSSDSNRVAVYLDWPAGSLSFYRVSSDTLIHIHTFHSTFTEPLYPGFGVGVGSSVSLVR; via the exons ATGGTGCAGAcctacaacacaaacactctgGAGGTGATGAAGAAGGTTTTAATGAAGATCAACAGGAATGATCTAGTGCAGAGTTTGTCAAACACCAGCTCAGGATCCAAAG agACTCTTGCTGCCATCTGCCAACATGAACTCAAATCCAGTCTGAAGGAGAAGTTTAAGTatttgtttgaggggattgctaaggcaggaaacccaacacttctgaagcagatctacacagagctttacatcacagagggagggagtggagaggtcaatgatgaacatgaggtcagactgattgaagcagcatccaggaaaccagcgagaccagaaacaacaatcaaatgtgaagacatctttaaacccttacctggaagagatgaaccaaccagaacattgatgacaaagggagtggctggcattgggaaaacagtcttaacacagaagttcactctggactgggctgaagacaaagccaaccaggatatacagttcacatttccattcactttccgagagctgaatctgctgaaagggaaaaagtacagcttggtgaaacttcttcatcacttctttactgagaccaaagaagcaggaatctgcaggtttgacaagttccaggttgtgttcatctttgacggtctggatgagtgtcgacttcctctagacttccagaacaacgagatcctgactgatgtgacagagtcaacctcagtggatgtgctgctgacaaacctcatcaaggggaaactgcttccctctgctcacctctggataaccacacgacctgcagcagccaatcagatccctcctgagtgtgttgacatggtgacagaggtgagaggcttcactgacccacagaaggagaagtacttcaggaagagattcagagatgaggagcaggccagcagaatcatctcccacatcaagacgtcacaaagcctccacatcatgtgccacatcccagtcttctgctggatcactgctacagttctggaccatgtgttgaaaaccagtgagagaggaaacctgcccaagaccctgactgagatgtacatccacttcctggtggttcagtccaaactggGGAACATCAAGTATCatgagagagctgagacagatccacactggaatacagagagcaggaagatgattctctctctgggaaaactggcttttgagcagctggagaaaggcaacctgatcttctatgaagccgacctgacagagtgtggcattgatatcagagcagcctcagtgtactcaggagtgttcacacagatctttaaagaggagtgtGGTCTGTACCaggacaaggtgttctgctttgtccatctgagcattcaggagtttctggctgctgtctaCATGTTCCACTGTCACACAAACAGGGAAGAGAAGGTACTGAAGACATTCCTGGGAGAAGATAGAAGAGATAGAAGAGAAGGTAGATCTGAAGACAGTGAACAATCCCTGGATGTCTTCCTGAAGATAGCCATGTTCAAATCCCTGAAGAGTAAAAATGGCCACCTGGACCTCTTTGTCCGCTTCCTTCATGGCCTCTCACTGGAGTCCAGCCAGAGACTCTTAGGAGGCCTGctgggtcagacagagagcagaccaGAAAGCATCCAGAGAGCCATCAGCAACCTGAAGAAGATGAACACTGATGATACCTCTCCTGACAGAAGCATCAACATCTTCCACTGTTTGATGGAGATGAACGACCAGTCAGTACATCAAGAGATCCAACAGTTCCTGAAGTCAGACACCAGATCAGAGAAGGGACTCTCTGTGATCCACTGCTCAGCTCTGGCCTACATGCTGCAGATGTCAGAGGAGGTTCTGGATGTGTTGGACCTGGAGGCCTACAACACATCAAAGGAGGGACGACGGAGACTGATCCCAGCTGTGAGGAACTGCAGGAAGGCTCGGTTAGTCCTGAT attgagTGGCTGCAGGTTGTCAGAGACTCACtgtgaagtcctggtctcagctctgaagtccaacccctcccatctgagagagctggacctgagtaacaacatcctgcaggattca tataaCAGAATAACATTTCCACATGTcttcttgtccttcaggctgagtgtctgtcagctgtcagagagaagctgtgaagctctggcctcaggtctcagctcccagtcctctagtctgagagagctggacctgagtaacaacgacctgcaggattcaggactgaagctgctctctgctggactggggagtccacactgcagactggagactctcag gctgtcaggctgtctgctcacagaggaaggctgtgcttctctggcctcagctctgagctccaacccctcccatctgagagagctggacctgagctacaatcatccaggagcctcaggagtgaagcttctctctgctggactggaggatccacaccgGAGACCggactctctcag tgtggaccatgaTGCAGTGCGgtggttgaaaccaggtctgaggaagt atgcctgtgaactcacactggacccaaacacagcacacagaaacctcttcctgtctgaagacaacagaaaggtgaccgaggtgagagaggagcagccacatcctgatcacccagagagatttgacttctgggaacagctgctgtgtagaaatggtctgactggtcgctgttactgggaggtcgagaggGAAGGAGTGGTTCacataggagtgacttacagaggaatcagtagGAGAGGAGCGGGTGCTGACTGCTGgcttggagggaatgaaaagtcctggagacTGTACTGCTGTGGTAACACTTACTCTGTCTGGCACAATAACAGATCAACATTCataccttccctctcctcctctgactctaacagagtagcagtgtatctggactggcctgctggctctctgtccttctacagagtttcctctgacacactgatccacatccacaccttccactccacattcactgaaccactctatcctgggtttggggttggggttggttcctcagtgtctcttgtcagatag